One window from the genome of Vespula pensylvanica isolate Volc-1 chromosome 11, ASM1446617v1, whole genome shotgun sequence encodes:
- the LOC122632930 gene encoding galactokinase-like isoform X2: MVTIIAGRPNNRKDCKIISLNENIGSLRQVEFDISVKENIKTGEPKWANYIKGCIAYFPYDLSGFDAVIVSTVPVGAGLSSSAALEVATYTFLEAMTGHKLEKTEDKALACQRVEHDFAGVPCGIMDQFISVMGKEGCALLLDCRDLSTKHIPMKEINDYVFLITNSNAPHKLSSSAYCKRRDCCYEAVKKLNIKSLREATIDSIDVLKSQNVSEEMLKRARHVINEIQRTINATVALEKGDFVQFGHLMNESHESLRNDYEVSSKELDTLVAAAREVNGVLGSRLTGAGFGGCTVTLLEKRAIDNVIQNIKAKYTGTPSFYIAKPANGAREMDIKC; the protein is encoded by the exons ATGGTCACAATAATAGCTGGAAGACCAAATAATAGGAAAGATTGTAAGATTATTTctcttaatgaaaatattggtTCATTACGCCAAGTTGAATTTGATATCAgtgttaaagaaaatataaaaacaggAGAACCCAAGTGGGctaattatataaaaggatGTATTGCATATTTTCCAT atgaTTTGTCTGGCTTTGATGCCGTGATAGTCTCAACAGTACCTGTAGGAGCAGGTTTAAGTAGTTCTGCTGCTTTAGAAGTGGCAACGTATACATTTCTTGAAGCAATGACTGGTCATAAACTGGAAAAAACTGAAGACAAG GCTTTAGCATGTCAACGAGTAGAACATGATTTTGCTGGAGTACCATGCGGTATAATGGATCAATTCATTTCTGTGATGGGAAAGGAAGGTTGTGCACTTCTCTTAGATTGTAGAGATCTGTCAACCAAACATATAcctatgaaagaaataaatgattatgtTTTTCTAATTACAAATTCAAATGCACCTCACAAATTAAGTAGTAGTGCTTATTGCAAACGTAGAGATTGTTGTTACGAGGCTGTAAAAAAGCTTAACATAAAGAGCTTAAGAGAGGCAACAATAGATAGTATTGATg tgCTAAAATCACAGAATGTCTCTGAAGAGATGTTGAAAAGAGCTCGTCATGTAATCAATGAAATTCAAAGGACAATCAATGCTACAGTTGCTCTTGAAAAGGGTGATTTTGTACAGTTTGGTCATTTAATGAATGAAAGTCATGAATCTTTACGAAATGATTATGAGGTGTCTTCCAAGGAACTTGATACTTTGGTAGCTGCAGCTAGAGAAGTTAATGGTGTTTTAGGAAGTCGTTTAACTGGAGCAGGTTTTGGTGGTTGCACTGTTactttattagaaaaaagagcaaTTGATAATGtcattcaaaatataaaagcaaa GTATACAGGAACTCCATCTTTTTATATTGCAAAACCAGCAAATGGAGCAAGAGAAATGGATATAAAGTGctaa
- the LOC122632930 gene encoding galactokinase-like isoform X1, whose translation MATFVPDAENVKAKALQAFVQEFGVEAVICACAPGRVNLIGEHTDYNEGFVLPMALPMVTIIAGRPNNRKDCKIISLNENIGSLRQVEFDISVKENIKTGEPKWANYIKGCIAYFPYDLSGFDAVIVSTVPVGAGLSSSAALEVATYTFLEAMTGHKLEKTEDKALACQRVEHDFAGVPCGIMDQFISVMGKEGCALLLDCRDLSTKHIPMKEINDYVFLITNSNAPHKLSSSAYCKRRDCCYEAVKKLNIKSLREATIDSIDVLKSQNVSEEMLKRARHVINEIQRTINATVALEKGDFVQFGHLMNESHESLRNDYEVSSKELDTLVAAAREVNGVLGSRLTGAGFGGCTVTLLEKRAIDNVIQNIKAKYTGTPSFYIAKPANGAREMDIKC comes from the exons atggcaACCTTTGTTCCCGATGCAGAAAACGTTAAAGCAAAGGCTTTGCAAGCTTTTGTCCAAGAATTTGGTGTCGAAGCAGTCATTTGTGCTTGTGCACCTGGTCGCGTGAATTTAATTGGCGAACATACGGATTACAATGAAGGATTTGTATTGCCAATg gcATTACCTATGGTCACAATAATAGCTGGAAGACCAAATAATAGGAAAGATTGTAAGATTATTTctcttaatgaaaatattggtTCATTACGCCAAGTTGAATTTGATATCAgtgttaaagaaaatataaaaacaggAGAACCCAAGTGGGctaattatataaaaggatGTATTGCATATTTTCCAT atgaTTTGTCTGGCTTTGATGCCGTGATAGTCTCAACAGTACCTGTAGGAGCAGGTTTAAGTAGTTCTGCTGCTTTAGAAGTGGCAACGTATACATTTCTTGAAGCAATGACTGGTCATAAACTGGAAAAAACTGAAGACAAG GCTTTAGCATGTCAACGAGTAGAACATGATTTTGCTGGAGTACCATGCGGTATAATGGATCAATTCATTTCTGTGATGGGAAAGGAAGGTTGTGCACTTCTCTTAGATTGTAGAGATCTGTCAACCAAACATATAcctatgaaagaaataaatgattatgtTTTTCTAATTACAAATTCAAATGCACCTCACAAATTAAGTAGTAGTGCTTATTGCAAACGTAGAGATTGTTGTTACGAGGCTGTAAAAAAGCTTAACATAAAGAGCTTAAGAGAGGCAACAATAGATAGTATTGATg tgCTAAAATCACAGAATGTCTCTGAAGAGATGTTGAAAAGAGCTCGTCATGTAATCAATGAAATTCAAAGGACAATCAATGCTACAGTTGCTCTTGAAAAGGGTGATTTTGTACAGTTTGGTCATTTAATGAATGAAAGTCATGAATCTTTACGAAATGATTATGAGGTGTCTTCCAAGGAACTTGATACTTTGGTAGCTGCAGCTAGAGAAGTTAATGGTGTTTTAGGAAGTCGTTTAACTGGAGCAGGTTTTGGTGGTTGCACTGTTactttattagaaaaaagagcaaTTGATAATGtcattcaaaatataaaagcaaa GTATACAGGAACTCCATCTTTTTATATTGCAAAACCAGCAAATGGAGCAAGAGAAATGGATATAAAGTGctaa
- the LOC122632933 gene encoding protein lifeguard 3-like isoform X1, with protein MQSTETNEPPIENIIQGPPQLPPLFKGQKIQSGPYIITVTDDMVAQRERQNQELYRAWLHEQRRREMGDEEEYMGDFKDLKVRRSFIRKIFCILGMQLLFTTAVVAFFIFVPAAQEFMLVNWFLWLLALIIFTVTYCAIAFSDCARRQAPNNYLCLCLLTMAMSYLAAFVSVFYALEVVLVALAMTSIVTITLSFIATFTKFDLTMRTGLITIIGLVGIVALFAMVIVSMFMYIKTLHLMIAIIGTLLISMYLFFDVQTIMGGRRIELNPDEVVYATTQIYVDIILLYQYILLLVGLFHDG; from the exons ATGCAATCAACTGAAACCAATGAACCaccaattgaaaatattatacaaggaCCACCACAGTTGCCCCCTTTATTTAAAGGgcaaaaaatacaaagt GGTCCATATATCATTACTGTAACAGATGATATGGTAGCACAGAGGGAAAGGCAAAATCAAGAATTATATAGAGCATGGTTACATgagcaaagaagaagagaaatgggtgacgaagaagaatatatgGGAGATTTTAAAGATTTGAAAGTGAGAAGGAGCTTCATCAGGAAAATTTTTTGCATATTGGGCATGCAACTTTTATTTACAACAGCTGTTGtagcattttttatatttgt ACCTGCTGCACAAGAATTTATGTTAGTTAATTGGTTTCTTTGGCTGCTAGCTTT AATAATCTTTACGGTCACATACTGCGCTATAGCATTTTCTGACTGCGCAAGACGTCAAGCACCAAATAACTACCTCTGTCTTTGTTTGCtg ACAATGGCTATGTCATATTTGGCTGCCTTTGTTTCTGTATTTTATGCTCTAGAAGTTGTTCTTGTAGCATTAGCTATGACATCGATTGTAACTATCACACTTAGTTTTATAGCTACATTTACtaag TTTGATTTAACCATGCGAACAGGATTGATAACAATAATTGGATTAGTTGGAATTGTAGCTCTTTTTGCAATGGTGATAGTATcgatgtttatgtatataaaaacattgcATCTAATGATAGCCATTATAGGAACTCTTCTTATATCAATg TATCTATTTTTTGACGTACAAACAATAATGGGTGGACGAAGAATAGAATTAAATCCAGACGAAGTTGTTTATGCAACTACTCAAATTTATGTTGATATCATTTTACTGTATCAGTACATCCTTTTGTTGGTAGGTTTATTCCACGATGGATAA
- the LOC122632924 gene encoding sodium-independent sulfate anion transporter-like — protein sequence MAKYTVKEEYDLESYKEVRLTGFNNNDPDLSNNLETRLAIVHLPSKDDKESKDDENHTNNFLLSSMRNWLYRRIKRTCKKKLLYKRIPILAWLPKYRKEYIASDLVAGVTVGLTVIPQAIAYANVAGLPLQYGLYSSFMACFVYTILGSCKDVPVGPTAIAAILTRETLQKAHLGADFAVLLTFVSGCISLLMGILQLGFLLDFISGPVSVGFTSAAAIIIATSQMKDILGINISGGKFLEVWQLIFEKIGDTRPWDATLGIVCIIVLLLLRKAKDLPIMTRKVKMPTKIQLTLRKLIWLISTARNILIVVVCAVMCWLLELYLGSSPVMLTGEVKAGLPNFHLPPFESSVGNQTYHFSDMISELGSGCLVVPLLSLLETISIAKVFNDGNPIDATQEMLALGVCNVISSFVSSMPVSGGLSRGAVNHSSGVRTTLGGIYTGLLVLISLLFLTPYLQYIPKAALAAVIIAAVVFMVEFHVIKPMWRTKKIDLVPAIVTFLCCLFVRLELGIVIGIGVNLLFLLYASARPSLRVQKATSISGCEYLVITPDRSLVFPSVEYVRAVISKQGSKQGITVPVVIDSTHIQAVDFTAAKGVKNLIEDFSKRGQPLIFHNLKPSIVEIFRGVKPSSLKCSSSELELNDCLKEYSNISTTTISRY from the exons atggctAAATACACAGTGAAAGAAGAGTACGATCTCGAAAGTTACAAAGAAGTCAGGCTGACCGGTTTCAACAACAACGATCCTGATCTAAGTAATAACCTTGAAACTAGACTAGCCATCGTCCATCTTCCTAGCAAAGACGATAAAGAGAGCAAGGATGACG aaaaccataccaataattttctactttCGTCGATGAGGAATTGGCTTTAtcggagaataaaaagaacgtgtaaaaaaaagttactttACAAAAGAATACCTATCCTAGCATGGTTACCAAAATATCGTAAAGAATATATAGCAAGTGACTTGGTAGCAGGAGTCACCGTTGGTTTAACAGTCATACCACAAGCCATAGCTTATGCCAATGTCGCTGGTCTACCTCTGCAA TATGGTCTCTATTCATCCTTCATGGCATGCTTCGTATATACTATCTTAGGCTCCTGCAAGGATGTTCCAGTAGGACCAACAGCAATAGCTGCAATCCTAACAAGAGAAACTCTTCAAAAAGCTCACTTAGGAGCTGACTTTGCCGTTTTATTGACCTTCGTCTCCGGCTGTATATCCTTGTTAATGGGCATATTGCAATTAG GTTTCTTGCTCGATTTTATTTCGGGACCAGTCTCGGTTGGTTTCACTTCAGCGGCAGCGATCATTATCGCTACCAGTCAAATGAAAGATATCTTAGGGATCAATATATCTGGTGGAAAATTTTTAGAAGTCTGGCAACTGATCTTTGAAAAGATCGGTGATACCAGACCATGGGACGCTACGTTAGGAATCGTGTGCATAATCGTTTTGTTACTTCTCAGG AAAGCCAAAGATCTGCCGATAATGACACGGAAGGTGAAGATGCCAACGAAAATTCAATTGACGTTGAGAAAATTGATTTGGTTGATCTCGACTGCCAGAAACATCTTGATCGTTGTCGTTTGTGCTGTCATGTGCTGGCTACTGGAACTTTATCTTGGTTCATCACCGGTCATGTTAACAGGAGAAGTAAAGGCAGGTCTACCGAATTTCCATTTGCCACCTTTCGAATCGAGTGTTGGTAATCAAACCTATCACTTCAGTGACATGATCAGCGAATTAGGTTCCGGATGTCTAGTCGTACCTTTGCTGAGTCTTCTGGAAACTATTTCCATCGCCAAAGTATTTA ATGACGGTAATCCTATAGACGCTACTCAAGAAATGTTAGCATTGGGTGTATGCAAcgtgatttcttctttcgtatcaTCGATGCCAGTCAGTGGTGGACTCAGTCGAGGTGCTGTTAATCATTCCTCTGGTGTCAGAACCACTTTAGGTGGAATATATACGGGTCTTCTCGTCTTAATATCATTACTATTCCTTACTCCATATCTTCAATATATTCCTAAGGCAGCACTCGCAGCAGTCATCATAGCAGCTGTAGTTTTTATGGTTGAATTCCACGTTATCAAGCCAATGTGGAGAACTAAAA AGATCGACCTGGTACCTGCGATTGTAACATTTTTATGCTGTCTCTTCGTGAGATTAGAACTAGGTATAGTGATCGGCATCGGTGTTAATCTTCTATTTTTGCTCTATGCATCGGCTAGGCCATCTTTGCGAGTCCAAAAAGCTACG AGCATAAGCGGCTGTGAATATCTTGTCATAACTCCAGATAGAAGTCTCGTGTTTCCAAGTGTTGAATATGTCCGAGCAGTAATTAGTAAACAGGGATCAAAACAGGGTATTACTGTACCTGTTGTTATCGATTCTACTCACATTCAAGCTGTCGATTTTACTGCAGCTAAG gGTGTGAAGAATTTGATAGAAGATTTCTCGAAACGTGGTCAGCCTTTAATCTTTCACAATTTAAAGCCTAGCATTGTTGAAATCTTCAGAGGAGTAAAACCATCGAGTTTGAAGTGTAGTTCCAGCGAACTCGAATTAAATGACTGCCTTAAAG aatATTCAAATATCTCGACGACAACTATAAGCAggtattga
- the LOC122632933 gene encoding protein lifeguard 3-like isoform X2: protein MQSTETNEPPIENIIQGPPQLPPLFKGQKIQSGPYIITVTDDMVAQRERQNQELYRAWLHEQRRREMGDEEEYMGDFKDLKVRRSFIRKIFCILGMQLLFTTAVVAFFIFVPAAQEFMLVNWFLWLLALIIFTVTYCAIAFSDCARRQAPNNYLCLCLLTMAMSYLAAFVSVFYALEVVLVALAMTSIVTITLSFIATFTKFDLTMRTGLITIIGLVGIVALFAMVIVSMFMYIKTLHLMIAIIGTLLISMYLFFDVQTIMGGRRIELNPDEVVYATTQIYVDIILLYQYILLLDLHSTL, encoded by the exons ATGCAATCAACTGAAACCAATGAACCaccaattgaaaatattatacaaggaCCACCACAGTTGCCCCCTTTATTTAAAGGgcaaaaaatacaaagt GGTCCATATATCATTACTGTAACAGATGATATGGTAGCACAGAGGGAAAGGCAAAATCAAGAATTATATAGAGCATGGTTACATgagcaaagaagaagagaaatgggtgacgaagaagaatatatgGGAGATTTTAAAGATTTGAAAGTGAGAAGGAGCTTCATCAGGAAAATTTTTTGCATATTGGGCATGCAACTTTTATTTACAACAGCTGTTGtagcattttttatatttgt ACCTGCTGCACAAGAATTTATGTTAGTTAATTGGTTTCTTTGGCTGCTAGCTTT AATAATCTTTACGGTCACATACTGCGCTATAGCATTTTCTGACTGCGCAAGACGTCAAGCACCAAATAACTACCTCTGTCTTTGTTTGCtg ACAATGGCTATGTCATATTTGGCTGCCTTTGTTTCTGTATTTTATGCTCTAGAAGTTGTTCTTGTAGCATTAGCTATGACATCGATTGTAACTATCACACTTAGTTTTATAGCTACATTTACtaag TTTGATTTAACCATGCGAACAGGATTGATAACAATAATTGGATTAGTTGGAATTGTAGCTCTTTTTGCAATGGTGATAGTATcgatgtttatgtatataaaaacattgcATCTAATGATAGCCATTATAGGAACTCTTCTTATATCAATg TATCTATTTTTTGACGTACAAACAATAATGGGTGGACGAAGAATAGAATTAAATCCAGACGAAGTTGTTTATGCAACTACTCAAATTTATGTTGATATCATTTTACTGTATCAGTACATCCTTTTGTTG GATTTACATAGCACAttatga